In Acidimicrobiia bacterium, the DNA window CGGCCGGTCAATCCTTCGACCAGTGTGGACTTTCCATGGTCGACATGCCCGGCGGTGCCGATTACCGGCATGCAGACTCCAGCGCCGCCAACAGGGCGTCGTCGTCGGCCTCCGGGACAGCGCGAAGATCGATTATCAACTCGCCGGCATCACGCCTCGCTACCACCGGCGGTTCGGCGGCGAGGAGTCGATCCCAAACCAGGTCGACGGTGACCCCGTAGATGGCGAGAACCGGCGTCGGTAGCTCTGCTCCCGGCACCGAGCCGGCACCCGGCACAGAGTTGCTCTGACGAATCTCTCCACCGGCGACTCCCTGGAGACGTGTGAGCCGCGGCCGGAGTTGCTCGTCGGATTTCGTTGCCATCGACCAGAAAGGGATCTCGGCGCCGCGTCCATCGGCGTAGATCTCCAGAGTGGCGGCCAGGGCGGCGAGATTAGAGCCGTCGATGCGAAGCGCTCGGGCGATGGGATGTGTCGACATCGTCTCGATGGCCCCGGCAGTTCCGACGACGATGCCGGCCTGGGGACCGCCGAGGAGCTTGTCCCCCGAGAAGGTGATCACATCGGCTCCGGTCGCTAGTGCCTGCCGCACGCCCGGCTCACCTCCGAGCCAGGTGGGTGGTGGGCCATCCAGCCATGGAACGTTGTCGTCGAGCAGCCCCGAGCCGATGTCGAACGCGACCGGGACCTCGTGGGCCCGTCCGATCTCGACCAGATCGGCGAGCGGAGTGTCCTCAGCGAACCCCATCACGCGGTAGTTCGAGGGGTGGACCTTCAAGAGCAGGGTGGTGTCGGTAGTGATGGCACGTTCGTAGTCGGATCTGCGGGTACGGTTGGTCGTTCCGACCTCGACCATGCGGGCGTGACTGGCCGCCATCAGCTCGGGCAACCGGTAGGAGCCACCGATCTCGATCAACTCGCCTCGCGAAACGGGAACCCGGCCGTCGCCTCCAATGGCTGCCAGCGTCAGGAGCAACGCACCCGCATTGTTGCCGACCACCATGGCCGCCTCGGCACCGGTCAGATTGCGGAGGAGATCTTTCACGTAGGCGCCCCGCCCACCTCTGCTACCGGTGGTGAGGTCGAATTCGAGGTTGCCGTATCCGGTGGCGGCCAGGTGGGCCGCATCGGCAGCCGCGGGCGCAAGGGGGGCCCTACCGAGATTCGTGTGCAACAGAACGCCCGTCGCATTGAGCAGGCGGTGCGGCTTCGAGCGGCTTGCTCTCGAGAGCCTGTCCGCCGCCAGGGCAGCGGCGTCGGCTTGTTCGCCTGCAGTGATCAGTTGGCGGGCCTCATCGATCGAGCGGCGCACGATCTCGGTAACCAGGCCCACCGGAAGCGGAGAGTTGATCTGGCGAACCAGAGCGTCGACGGAGGGGAGGTGCCGCAGCATGCAAATAGCCTAGACATGCTCGTATTCTGTGGATATATGTTGATGCTGGCTTTCATCGTGGTCCCGGTTGCAGAGCTGTACGTCCTGATGAGTGTGGAGGGTCGGATCGGTCTGGCCGCCACACTTGGGGCGATTCTCCTCACCGCAATCGTTGGCGCCGGTCTGCTGCGGAGGCAGGGGATGGCGACAATGTCGGCGATCCGTCGGCAGACGGCCACCGGGCAGTTTCCCGGGAGAGATCTTGCGCACGGCGGAATCCTGCTCTTTGCAGGCGGATTGCTCCTCACTCCGGGGTTCATCACCGACGCCGTTGGATTCGCTCTCCTCGTACCCGCCATCCGGGAGGTTGTGCGGTTGCGGCTCGCCCAATACTTCCGGGAACGCACCATCATCCTCTAACTCGACTTGAGGTCGCGTGAGAACGCGCGAAACTGTTCTCAACCGCTCCGACACCCACCGAGGCATTGTGGAGACCCAAAGGCTGCTCGCCCCCAATCCTGGTCTGTTCACGGGTCCCGGCACGAACACTTACGTGCTGCGATCGGGAGACGACGCGCTCATCGTTGACCCGGGTCCGATCGAGCCATCCCACCGCACCGCCATCCTCGACGCCGTTGCCGCCTCCGCGGTACGGGGCATTCTCGTTACTCATTCGCACCCCGATCATGCGCCCCTCGCCAATCCGCTGGGGCTGGAACTGGATGTTCCCGTGTACGGATACGAGCCCGGTCCCGGATTCGACCCCGACATCCAGGTGGATGACGGGGATCGGGTGGCCGTTGGCTCCGAGGAGTTGAAGGTGGTCTATACGCCGGGGCACTCGGCCGATCACCTCTGCTTCCTGGCAGGCGACCTGCTATTCACGGGCGACCACATCATGGGAGGCTCGACCGTCGTGGTCGAAGATATGGTGGCCTACCTCGCCTCACTCCGCCGTCTCACGGCCATCACGCTGCAGCGCCTCTATCCGGGCCACGGGCCGGTCATGGATGATCCATACGCGGTCATAGACGATTACATAAGTCACCGGCTCGAACGCGAACAACAGATCATTGCCGCACTCGAAGCTGGTGCAGGTACGGTAGGAGCCGTCGTGGAAGCGGTGTACGCAGATGTAGATCCCGCCTTACATCCGCTCGCCGCTCACTCCGTGGCCGCTCACCTGCACAAACTGCTCGTGGAAGGCAAAGTGACGTTCGCCGGCGATGCGCCTGTCCTTTGGAGCGCCATTGTTGGGCTGATCGGAGCTTCCCGTGAGTAGAACCGCCCGGCTGCTGGCCACCGTTGTCGTTCTTGCCCTCCTTGCCGCCCCGGCGGTCGCGCAGGTCACCGACGATGACCTTTCTGCCGCTGAACAGGAGGTGGCCACGACTCGGGCGGAACTCGAAGTCCTGGCGGCTGAGTTGGAAGCGGCAACCGTCCGCTCGATCGAACTGGACATCGAACTCGCTCGCCTCAATCGGTCGGTCTTCGAAACGCAGGTTCAGGTCGATGCTTCCCTGGAACAACTGCAAGCGCGAGCCGTGGAGCTGTACACCGCGGCCGCCTCCAACCGGGTTTCTCTGGTGTTTTTCTCGGGAACGCCGGAGCAACTAGGCGCAGGTCTCAGCTATCTGGAGAGCCTGGCAATCGATGATGAGCAGCTGATCAATGATCTGGCGGGGCTCCAGACGGAGTATGAACGCCAGCTTGGTGTGCTTGCCGAGCTCGAACAGGAGCAGCAACTCAATGTTGCTCGACTGGATGCAGCAGCCGCAGCCCTCAATGATCGACTCGACGCCGCCCAGGCTGCCTACGTCGCCCTAGTCGAGCAGCGACGGATTGAGGATGAGGAGCGCCGGAGAATCGAGGAGGAACTTCGCCGACTCGAAGAAGAGCGCCTGCGCGCCGAACAGGCTGCCCGGGATGCCACCTCGACGACGACGA includes these proteins:
- a CDS encoding M23 family metallopeptidase — protein: MSRTARLLATVVVLALLAAPAVAQVTDDDLSAAEQEVATTRAELEVLAAELEAATVRSIELDIELARLNRSVFETQVQVDASLEQLQARAVELYTAAASNRVSLVFFSGTPEQLGAGLSYLESLAIDDEQLINDLAGLQTEYERQLGVLAELEQEQQLNVARLDAAAAALNDRLDAAQAAYVALVEQRRIEDEERRRIEEELRRLEEERLRAEQAARDATSTTTTTTIVSTTSTAAGETTTTVTGESTTTTTTVVVATGGLVCPVDGFSAFTDTWGAARSGGRGHQGVDMLAARGTPTVAIESGKIRRMGNGGLGGITIWLTGQSGDEYYYAHLDDWAPGLSVGQSVSVGELVGYVGSTGNASYSVPHLHFEFHPGGGPAVNPYPLAKVLCG
- a CDS encoding FxsA family protein; its protein translation is MLVFCGYMLMLAFIVVPVAELYVLMSVEGRIGLAATLGAILLTAIVGAGLLRRQGMATMSAIRRQTATGQFPGRDLAHGGILLFAGGLLLTPGFITDAVGFALLVPAIREVVRLRLAQYFRERTIIL
- the selA gene encoding L-seryl-tRNA(Sec) selenium transferase, with amino-acid sequence MLRHLPSVDALVRQINSPLPVGLVTEIVRRSIDEARQLITAGEQADAAALAADRLSRASRSKPHRLLNATGVLLHTNLGRAPLAPAAADAAHLAATGYGNLEFDLTTGSRGGRGAYVKDLLRNLTGAEAAMVVGNNAGALLLTLAAIGGDGRVPVSRGELIEIGGSYRLPELMAASHARMVEVGTTNRTRRSDYERAITTDTTLLLKVHPSNYRVMGFAEDTPLADLVEIGRAHEVPVAFDIGSGLLDDNVPWLDGPPPTWLGGEPGVRQALATGADVITFSGDKLLGGPQAGIVVGTAGAIETMSTHPIARALRIDGSNLAALAATLEIYADGRGAEIPFWSMATKSDEQLRPRLTRLQGVAGGEIRQSNSVPGAGSVPGAELPTPVLAIYGVTVDLVWDRLLAAEPPVVARRDAGELIIDLRAVPEADDDALLAALESACR
- a CDS encoding MBL fold metallo-hydrolase; amino-acid sequence: MRTRETVLNRSDTHRGIVETQRLLAPNPGLFTGPGTNTYVLRSGDDALIVDPGPIEPSHRTAILDAVAASAVRGILVTHSHPDHAPLANPLGLELDVPVYGYEPGPGFDPDIQVDDGDRVAVGSEELKVVYTPGHSADHLCFLAGDLLFTGDHIMGGSTVVVEDMVAYLASLRRLTAITLQRLYPGHGPVMDDPYAVIDDYISHRLEREQQIIAALEAGAGTVGAVVEAVYADVDPALHPLAAHSVAAHLHKLLVEGKVTFAGDAPVLWSAIVGLIGASRE